The Vibrio navarrensis genome has a segment encoding these proteins:
- a CDS encoding class I adenylate cyclase, protein MQAYTEKLIQRLDTLNQQRVERALALMDLQSQRVFHLIPALLHFNHPAIPGYFDADVPYGIDGQEFNDVQQQFIDDTELTLGCPLPVAKKAKILGLYTMGSTSSIGQSTSSDLDIWVCVSSLMSHEERESLTNKCLLITDWAQMHGVEANFFLMDEQRFRSNRSEQMTGDNCGSSQHMLLLDEFYRSAVRIAGRRLLWQIVPPEMEECYDEYVDQLCRGGYINCNQWIDFGQLSCIPAEEYFGSNLWQLYKSIDSPYKSVLKAILLEAYSWEYPHTQLLSIDTKRRFFAHEPDLYGMDAYYLMLEKVTRYLERIKDATRLDLVRRCFYLKTHEKLSRDPGVGSVAWRREALRQLTTQWQWSPEVIAELDNRRNWKVEQVKVVHHALLDALMQSYRNLIQFARRNDITSAISPQDISILARKLYAAFEVLPGKVTLLNPQISPDLHEADLSFIEVREGRTNKAGWYLYKQPLVAHRILGQPYLEHHEYLSKLVAWAFFNGLITESTRLHAVVRDAQIDIDKFYQMVSDLRNTFSLRKRRPTMQALASPCEISQLAMFINFESDPTAELSGRSLKVDLKNADIFSFGTQQRSLVGSVDLVYRNSWHEVRTLHFKGETAMLDALKTVLGKMHQDAIPPESVDVFCYSKNMRGVMRNMVYQLLAECIDLRLKPVEQEKRRRFKAIRLGAQTYGLFFERRGVSVQKLENSVDFYRSISTNKLKGSPLLMLDREADYQLPEIVDGFASEGLIQFFFEDTDKGFNIYVLDESNQVEVYHQFSGSKDEMIASVNSFYTSVKDDQQVASKFINFNLPQYYQIVHPQEEGAQSYIVPYRNDACTPSKMSKVVNI, encoded by the coding sequence TTGCAGGCTTATACCGAAAAATTAATCCAGCGATTAGATACACTTAACCAGCAACGTGTTGAGCGTGCGCTGGCGCTTATGGATTTGCAAAGCCAGCGAGTCTTTCATCTCATTCCCGCTTTACTTCATTTCAATCATCCAGCGATTCCGGGCTATTTTGACGCCGATGTGCCTTATGGCATCGACGGTCAGGAGTTCAACGATGTACAACAGCAGTTTATTGACGATACCGAACTCACCTTAGGTTGCCCTTTGCCAGTGGCGAAAAAAGCCAAAATTCTCGGCTTGTATACCATGGGAAGCACCTCGTCGATTGGGCAAAGCACCTCCAGCGATCTCGACATCTGGGTGTGTGTCTCAAGCCTCATGAGCCATGAAGAAAGGGAAAGTCTCACCAACAAGTGCCTACTCATCACCGATTGGGCGCAGATGCACGGGGTTGAGGCGAACTTTTTCTTGATGGATGAGCAGCGTTTTCGCTCCAACCGCTCGGAGCAGATGACAGGCGACAACTGCGGCTCGTCTCAGCACATGTTATTGCTCGACGAATTTTATCGCTCTGCAGTGCGTATCGCCGGACGACGCTTGTTGTGGCAAATAGTGCCGCCGGAAATGGAAGAGTGTTATGACGAGTACGTCGATCAGCTTTGCCGTGGTGGCTACATCAACTGCAACCAGTGGATCGATTTTGGTCAGTTGAGCTGTATTCCGGCAGAGGAGTATTTCGGCTCCAATTTGTGGCAGTTGTACAAGAGTATCGACTCGCCATACAAATCGGTGTTGAAAGCGATCTTGCTGGAAGCTTACTCGTGGGAATACCCACACACCCAGCTACTCAGCATTGATACCAAACGACGCTTTTTTGCCCATGAGCCGGATCTCTACGGTATGGATGCGTATTACTTGATGCTGGAGAAGGTGACGCGTTATTTGGAGCGCATCAAAGATGCCACCCGTTTGGATCTGGTTCGGCGCTGTTTCTATCTGAAAACTCATGAAAAGCTTTCTCGTGATCCCGGCGTTGGTTCGGTCGCTTGGCGACGCGAAGCGCTGCGTCAACTGACGACCCAGTGGCAGTGGTCACCTGAGGTGATCGCCGAGCTCGATAATCGCCGAAACTGGAAAGTGGAACAGGTGAAAGTGGTGCACCACGCGCTGCTGGATGCCTTGATGCAAAGTTACCGTAATTTGATCCAGTTCGCGCGGCGTAACGACATTACCTCGGCCATCAGCCCACAAGATATCAGCATTTTAGCGCGTAAGCTGTACGCCGCCTTTGAAGTGTTGCCGGGCAAAGTGACCCTGCTCAATCCGCAGATTTCGCCGGACTTACATGAAGCGGACCTCAGTTTTATTGAAGTGCGCGAAGGGCGGACCAATAAAGCCGGCTGGTATTTGTACAAGCAGCCGCTGGTGGCGCACCGCATTCTCGGTCAGCCGTATTTGGAGCACCACGAGTACTTGAGTAAATTGGTTGCGTGGGCGTTTTTTAATGGCCTGATCACCGAATCGACTCGTTTACATGCGGTGGTGCGAGATGCGCAGATCGACATCGACAAGTTCTATCAAATGGTCAGCGACTTGCGCAACACCTTCTCGCTGCGCAAACGTCGCCCGACCATGCAAGCGTTGGCCAGCCCATGCGAGATCAGCCAACTGGCGATGTTCATCAACTTTGAAAGTGACCCCACTGCCGAGCTGTCGGGGCGCTCCCTAAAAGTGGATCTGAAAAACGCCGATATTTTCAGTTTCGGTACGCAGCAGCGCAGTTTGGTTGGCAGTGTCGATCTGGTTTACCGCAACTCTTGGCACGAAGTGCGTACTTTGCACTTCAAAGGCGAAACCGCAATGTTGGATGCGCTGAAAACCGTGCTGGGGAAAATGCACCAAGACGCGATTCCGCCCGAGTCGGTGGATGTTTTCTGCTACAGCAAAAACATGCGTGGCGTGATGCGCAACATGGTGTACCAGCTTCTGGCTGAGTGTATTGATTTACGCTTAAAACCGGTTGAGCAGGAAAAACGCCGCCGCTTCAAAGCGATTCGTTTAGGCGCGCAAACCTACGGGTTGTTCTTTGAGCGTCGTGGTGTGTCGGTACAAAAATTGGAAAACTCGGTTGATTTTTACCGCAGCATCTCGACCAACAAGCTGAAAGGCTCACCTCTGCTGATGCTGGATCGCGAAGCGGACTACCAGTTGCCAGAAATCGTCGATGGATTTGCCAGCGAAGGCTTGATCCAGTTCTTCTTTGAAGATACCGACAAAGGCTTCAATATTTATGTGTTGGATGAGTCGAATCAGGTGGAAGTGTATCACCAGTTTAGCGGCTCAAAAGATGAGATGATCGCCAGCGTCAACAGCTTCTACACCTCGGTCAAAGACGACCAACAGGTCGCGTCCAAGTTCATCAACTTTAACTTGCCCCAGTACTATCAGATTGTGCACCCACAAGAAGAGGGGGCACAATCTTACATCGTGCCTTATCGCAACGACGCCTGTACTCCATCCAAGATGTCGAAAGTCGTCAATATTTAA